One region of Streptomyces subrutilus genomic DNA includes:
- a CDS encoding MarR family transcriptional regulator: protein MDTNRAMFRPRRQAAVRYDLSPAAYRVLFFINSRQKADEPGLAVTGTQIEMARALGSSQPTVSKALRQLREAGVIRPVVSGVWNIHSHYMFGGYQSEDVVALPFAA from the coding sequence ATGGACACCAACCGCGCGATGTTCAGACCGCGCCGACAGGCCGCGGTTCGGTACGACCTCTCGCCGGCCGCCTACCGCGTCCTCTTCTTCATCAACAGCAGGCAGAAGGCCGACGAACCGGGCCTGGCGGTAACCGGCACGCAGATCGAGATGGCGAGGGCACTCGGCAGCTCTCAGCCGACCGTATCCAAGGCTCTGCGGCAGCTGCGGGAAGCCGGTGTCATCCGGCCCGTGGTATCCGGCGTGTGGAACATCCACTCGCACTACATGTTCGGGGGGTACCAGTCGGAGGACGTGGTAGCGCTGCCTTTCGCCGCCTGA
- a CDS encoding recombinase family protein codes for MAAVLSPEKPLRALLMSRISVDRGDSKSTSLQRQAEELTGWQESQGHALTHLVVDKAVSGSIDLAERPSLGPWLTEEGLRQWDVMAVTTQDRIGRNDIHFLSFVKEIIDREKQLVVLDDPSFDISTEDGRMIAYIKACQAAKELRKIRERCTNTARWLRNNGCFKGGNTPFAYLPVRIRGGVFGGRLTLVPDPEYAKILKWICEQMREGISPQSIAMQLNAQGVLTWRDRLRELRMRDAAERGEEYTGLEVQGHLWNPNVVANIVRHPSVAGFQAYKHKIHEDENGEPLMCTEFPHLSETEWRTTVVALDARSKPRPIEMPRILVGLGDISLYAGIGSCRNCASPMYLHEATKKLKYRTAVYRNYRCHAAARGVKCDHRAAVKKDEYEDFFEDVLLGSAGDLPEVVKIWTPGEDHTEELERAQRRLAQLETDYADGVYDDDPKAYHRIRTLINGKIVKLDLLPHRPSQYIYRETGRTWGEKWKTMNDLDRRAFLVQVGPRMVVWKEGHNPDHPGLMADLGDMKELVKVAGALEADLQHPALRQHALSNVSKRQFMSMVKDGILDQPRPALRVA; via the coding sequence ATGGCTGCTGTGTTGTCCCCTGAGAAGCCCCTGCGCGCCCTGCTGATGTCCCGCATCAGCGTGGACCGGGGCGACAGCAAGTCGACCTCGCTCCAGCGCCAGGCCGAGGAACTCACCGGTTGGCAGGAATCCCAGGGCCACGCGTTGACGCACCTCGTGGTCGACAAGGCCGTCAGCGGCTCCATCGACCTCGCCGAACGTCCCTCCCTCGGGCCCTGGCTCACGGAGGAGGGTCTGCGTCAGTGGGACGTCATGGCCGTCACCACACAGGACCGGATCGGCCGCAACGACATCCACTTTCTGAGCTTCGTCAAGGAGATCATCGACAGGGAGAAGCAGCTCGTCGTCCTGGACGACCCCAGCTTCGACATCAGCACCGAAGACGGCCGCATGATCGCCTACATCAAGGCGTGCCAGGCCGCGAAGGAGCTGCGGAAGATCCGCGAGCGCTGCACCAACACCGCCCGCTGGCTCCGTAACAACGGCTGCTTCAAGGGCGGGAACACACCCTTCGCCTACCTCCCCGTACGAATCCGCGGCGGCGTGTTCGGCGGCCGGCTCACCCTCGTACCCGATCCGGAGTACGCGAAGATCCTCAAGTGGATCTGTGAACAGATGCGCGAGGGCATTAGCCCCCAATCCATCGCGATGCAGCTCAATGCCCAGGGTGTGCTCACCTGGCGGGACAGGCTCCGCGAGCTGCGCATGCGGGACGCGGCCGAGCGCGGAGAGGAGTACACCGGCCTGGAGGTCCAGGGGCACCTCTGGAATCCCAACGTCGTCGCCAACATCGTCCGTCACCCCTCCGTCGCCGGGTTCCAGGCGTACAAGCACAAGATCCACGAGGACGAGAACGGCGAGCCGCTGATGTGCACGGAGTTCCCGCACCTCTCCGAGACGGAGTGGCGTACGACCGTTGTCGCCCTGGACGCCCGCAGCAAGCCCAGGCCGATCGAGATGCCCAGGATCCTCGTCGGCCTCGGCGACATCTCCCTGTACGCCGGGATCGGGTCGTGCCGGAACTGCGCGTCCCCGATGTACCTCCACGAGGCCACGAAGAAGCTCAAGTACCGCACGGCCGTCTATCGCAACTACCGATGCCACGCCGCCGCTCGCGGGGTGAAATGCGACCACCGGGCCGCGGTGAAGAAGGACGAGTACGAAGACTTCTTCGAGGATGTCCTGTTGGGGTCTGCCGGCGACCTGCCCGAGGTGGTGAAGATCTGGACGCCCGGGGAGGACCACACCGAGGAACTCGAACGCGCCCAACGGCGGCTGGCGCAGCTCGAAACGGACTACGCCGATGGCGTCTACGACGACGACCCCAAGGCGTACCACCGCATCCGGACCCTGATCAACGGCAAGATCGTGAAGCTGGACCTGCTCCCGCACCGGCCGTCCCAGTACATCTACCGCGAGACCGGTCGCACCTGGGGGGAGAAGTGGAAGACCATGAACGACCTGGACCGCCGCGCCTTTCTCGTCCAGGTCGGCCCGCGCATGGTCGTGTGGAAGGAGGGTCACAACCCCGACCACCCCGGGCTGATGGCCGATCTGGGGGACATGAAGGAACTGGTGAAGGTGGCCGGCGCGCTGGAGGCGGATCTGCAACACCCCGCGCTACGCCAGCACGCGCTATCCAACGTCTCCAAGCGACAGTTCATGTCCATGGTCAAGGACGGCATCCTGGACCAGCCCCGGCCCGCCCTGCGGGTCGCGTAG
- a CDS encoding replication/maintenance protein RepL — MAQQSPRIRNIQAKNRDNGDVVDLRITEEPREIFSYGFVGKRYSMTADAVWDVFERNEYGFTFFDVRVFGFFCKNQSHRDHGRVIIESQRWLAEQLETKQANISISLKKLRKAKMLYQETRTVWYINPQLVYCGNGRTHGAALSAMPDGAHIYVQPDDKRAA, encoded by the coding sequence GTGGCACAGCAGTCCCCGCGCATCCGTAACATCCAAGCGAAGAACCGCGACAACGGTGATGTGGTAGATCTCCGCATCACGGAGGAACCGAGAGAGATCTTCTCCTACGGTTTCGTAGGCAAGCGGTACTCCATGACCGCAGATGCCGTCTGGGACGTCTTCGAGCGGAACGAGTACGGCTTCACGTTCTTCGACGTCCGGGTCTTCGGCTTCTTCTGCAAGAACCAGTCCCACAGGGACCACGGACGCGTGATCATCGAGAGCCAGAGATGGCTCGCCGAACAGCTGGAGACCAAGCAGGCGAACATCTCGATCTCGCTGAAGAAGCTGCGGAAAGCCAAGATGCTGTACCAGGAGACCCGGACCGTCTGGTACATCAATCCACAGCTGGTGTACTGCGGAAACGGCCGCACCCACGGCGCTGCCCTCTCCGCGATGCCGGACGGCGCGCACATCTACGTCCAGCCCGACGACAAGCGTGCCGCGTAA
- the mmuM gene encoding homocysteine S-methyltransferase, translated as MPRASGPLAEALARRTVLLDGGLSNQLAAQGCDLSGGLWTGRVLAERPDQVEAAHTAYARAGAEVLITASYQIGPGHPRAADLLHRSVALAARAAEAADHEVWVAASVGPYGAVLADGSEYRGRYGLSVRELAAFHRPRVEALLAAGPDVLALETVPDPDEAQALLTVLGETDAPAWLSYTVAEGRTRSGAPLAEAFALAAAYPQVIAVGVNCCDPVEVLPALEAAAATTRTPLLAYPNDGSVWEAATATWRTPGTRPGWPTAAWRRTGARLIGGCCRIGPDRIAALAAGAR; from the coding sequence ATGCCACGCGCGTCCGGCCCGCTCGCCGAAGCCCTGGCCCGGCGGACCGTGCTCCTGGACGGCGGTCTGAGCAACCAGCTCGCCGCCCAGGGCTGCGACCTGTCCGGCGGCCTGTGGACGGGCCGGGTGCTCGCCGAACGGCCCGACCAGGTGGAAGCCGCCCACACGGCCTACGCACGAGCCGGCGCCGAGGTGCTGATCACCGCGAGCTACCAGATCGGCCCCGGCCACCCCCGGGCCGCCGACCTGCTGCACCGCAGTGTCGCCCTCGCCGCCCGCGCCGCCGAGGCCGCCGACCACGAGGTGTGGGTGGCCGCCTCCGTGGGCCCGTACGGAGCCGTGCTCGCGGACGGCTCCGAATACCGCGGCCGCTACGGCCTGAGCGTGCGCGAACTCGCCGCCTTCCACCGCCCCCGCGTCGAGGCCCTGCTCGCCGCCGGCCCCGACGTCCTCGCCCTGGAGACCGTCCCCGACCCCGACGAGGCGCAGGCCCTGCTCACCGTCCTCGGGGAGACGGACGCCCCCGCCTGGCTGAGCTACACCGTCGCCGAGGGCCGTACCCGCTCCGGCGCGCCCCTCGCCGAGGCCTTCGCCCTCGCCGCGGCGTACCCGCAGGTCATCGCGGTCGGCGTCAACTGCTGCGACCCGGTGGAGGTTCTGCCGGCCCTCGAAGCGGCCGCGGCCACCACGCGCACCCCGCTCCTGGCCTACCCCAACGACGGCTCCGTCTGGGAAGCCGCGACCGCCACCTGGCGAACCCCCGGCACCCGGCCCGGCTGGCCCACCGCCGCATGGCGCCGTACGGGCGCGCGCCTCATCGGCGGCTGCTGCCGCATCGGCCCCGACCGGATCGCGGCCCTCGCCGCGGGCGCGAGGTGA
- a CDS encoding ATP-binding protein: MRPVVRAVGPAGEAAVALAGGGRAAVPAQGGRLQRPGVTELRLSAFGPHRGAAFALGPVTLLAGASGSGKSQALAAYEALAALGSGATLEEAFPDAAARIPDRAAPDADGRRGFRIGCTVDGPAGPVRLDLAVQAEPTLRIVGERLAQAGQILLATALRDPGRRSVQGAWLTGGAIGVTRAPLPDDRLGTALLPLRVAGATAGQRQVLAAAEQVVVALRSVFPCDPRPGLMRAPVPPGEGRLLGDCANLADVLRRTRHECGTRYALLAEAARTGCAGPVAGLDVRAPADGPVSAVLDRGPGRPATELARLGAGELRFLALALVLLTGPGVLAMDPAAELLDAQQALTVLADGFDRGLDRRQSAELLRLALLSCGRGHVRLMAAVGEETAAAARLLAGVTVVDL, encoded by the coding sequence GTGCGCCCCGTTGTTCGCGCCGTCGGGCCCGCCGGCGAGGCCGCCGTCGCGTTAGCCGGGGGCGGGCGGGCGGCCGTGCCCGCGCAGGGTGGGCGGCTTCAGCGGCCCGGGGTCACCGAGCTGCGGCTGTCCGCGTTCGGGCCGCACCGCGGTGCCGCCTTCGCGCTCGGGCCCGTCACCCTCCTCGCCGGGGCCAGCGGCAGCGGCAAGTCCCAGGCCCTGGCCGCCTACGAGGCCCTCGCCGCGCTCGGCTCCGGAGCCACCCTCGAGGAGGCCTTCCCCGACGCCGCCGCCCGCATCCCCGACCGGGCCGCCCCCGACGCCGACGGGCGGCGCGGCTTCCGCATCGGCTGCACGGTCGACGGCCCCGCCGGACCGGTCCGCCTCGACCTCGCCGTCCAGGCCGAGCCCACCCTGCGCATCGTCGGCGAACGGCTCGCGCAGGCGGGCCAGATCCTGCTCGCGACGGCCCTGCGCGACCCCGGCCGGCGCTCCGTACAAGGCGCCTGGCTGACCGGCGGCGCCATCGGCGTCACCCGGGCCCCGCTGCCGGACGACCGGCTCGGCACGGCCCTGCTCCCGCTCCGCGTGGCCGGCGCGACGGCCGGCCAGCGCCAGGTCCTGGCCGCCGCCGAGCAGGTCGTGGTGGCGCTGCGCTCGGTGTTCCCCTGCGACCCCCGGCCCGGCCTGATGCGCGCGCCGGTCCCGCCGGGGGAGGGCCGGCTGCTCGGCGACTGCGCCAACCTGGCCGACGTCCTGCGCCGGACCCGCCACGAATGCGGCACCCGCTACGCGCTGCTGGCCGAGGCCGCCCGCACCGGCTGCGCGGGACCGGTCGCCGGCCTGGACGTACGGGCCCCCGCCGACGGCCCCGTCTCGGCGGTCCTGGACCGGGGCCCCGGCCGGCCCGCCACCGAACTGGCCCGCCTCGGCGCGGGCGAGCTGCGCTTCCTCGCCCTGGCGCTGGTCCTGCTCACCGGCCCGGGGGTGCTCGCCATGGACCCGGCCGCCGAACTGCTCGACGCCCAGCAGGCGCTGACGGTCCTGGCGGACGGCTTCGACCGCGGCCTGGACCGCCGGCAGAGCGCCGAGCTGCTGCGCCTGGCCCTGCTGTCGTGCGGGCGCGGGCACGTCCGGCTGATGGCGGCGGTGGGGGAGGAGACCGCGGCGGCCGCCCGCCTGCTGGCGGGGGTCACGGTGGTAGACCTGTGA
- a CDS encoding DUF6099 family protein, which yields MDAVRLIAAGRHTLAQSGAAWDIVGEAWQAQALAQGVGSYLAVTGPPEMRAEARGLGEAGGRGCGVIDRAAVRGEGSAPEYPARAAQLTQVTDVRQALLGLQALLGEVGIALVGVACGTDDETLYWQCIESIDAADETSDRVRAILRRMTVRERGSASGVA from the coding sequence ATGGATGCGGTACGGCTCATCGCGGCCGGTCGGCACACGCTGGCACAGAGCGGGGCTGCGTGGGACATCGTGGGCGAGGCCTGGCAGGCCCAGGCACTCGCGCAGGGCGTAGGGAGCTACCTGGCGGTCACCGGGCCGCCGGAGATGAGAGCGGAGGCACGGGGACTGGGGGAAGCGGGAGGCAGAGGCTGCGGGGTGATCGACCGGGCGGCCGTGCGCGGAGAGGGCAGCGCGCCCGAATACCCGGCGCGGGCCGCGCAGTTGACACAGGTCACGGATGTCCGGCAGGCGCTGCTCGGACTCCAGGCGCTGCTCGGCGAAGTGGGCATAGCCCTGGTCGGGGTGGCCTGCGGGACGGACGACGAGACCCTGTACTGGCAGTGCATAGAGTCGATCGACGCGGCCGACGAGACGAGCGACCGGGTCCGGGCGATCCTGCGCCGCATGACGGTGCGCGAACGGGGCTCCGCCTCGGGCGTGGCCTGA
- a CDS encoding nucleotide pyrophosphohydrolase, whose translation MQRRLADFAAARGWEPYHTPKNLAVALSVEAAELVEIFQWLTPEQSAKVMEKPETAHRVADEVADVLAYLLQFCEVLGVDVLDALAAKIERNELRFPVPGEPTAHRHSSE comes from the coding sequence CTGCAGCGCAGGCTCGCCGACTTCGCCGCGGCACGCGGCTGGGAGCCGTACCACACGCCCAAGAACCTGGCGGTGGCGCTGAGCGTGGAGGCGGCCGAACTGGTCGAGATCTTCCAATGGCTGACGCCCGAACAGTCGGCGAAGGTCATGGAGAAGCCGGAAACCGCCCACCGCGTGGCCGATGAGGTCGCCGACGTGCTCGCGTATCTCCTGCAGTTCTGTGAGGTTCTCGGGGTGGACGTGCTGGATGCGCTCGCCGCGAAGATCGAGAGGAACGAGCTCCGCTTCCCCGTACCGGGCGAACCGACCGCGCATCGTCACTCTTCGGAGTGA
- a CDS encoding LLM class F420-dependent oxidoreductase, protein MDLRVFTEPQQGASYDTLLTVAKATEDLGFDAFFRSDHYLRMGAADGLPGPTDAWITLAGLARETRRIRLGTLMTAGTFRLPGVLAIQVAQVDQMSGGRIELGLGAGWFEQEHKAYGIPFPAERMARLEEQLAIITGLWATETGAAFDYAGSHYQVENSPALPKPAQAKVPVLIGGHGARRTPRLAARYADEFNMPFASLADSERQFGRVRRAAEEAGRKAGDLVYSNALVVCVGKDDAEVARRAAAIGRDVDELKANGLAGSPAEVVEKIGAYGAIGSSRVYLQLLDLDDLDHLELIAAQVLPQLG, encoded by the coding sequence ATGGATCTTCGCGTTTTCACCGAACCCCAGCAGGGCGCGAGCTACGACACCCTCCTGACCGTTGCCAAGGCCACCGAGGACCTGGGCTTCGATGCGTTCTTCCGCTCCGACCACTATCTGAGGATGGGCGCGGCCGACGGCCTGCCCGGACCCACCGACGCGTGGATCACCCTCGCGGGCCTGGCCCGCGAGACCCGGCGGATCCGGCTGGGCACCCTGATGACGGCCGGCACCTTCCGGCTGCCCGGAGTGCTCGCCATCCAGGTCGCCCAGGTCGACCAGATGTCCGGCGGCCGGATCGAACTCGGCCTGGGCGCGGGCTGGTTCGAGCAGGAGCACAAGGCGTACGGGATCCCCTTCCCCGCCGAGCGCATGGCCCGGCTGGAGGAGCAGCTGGCCATCATCACCGGGCTGTGGGCCACCGAGACCGGCGCCGCCTTCGACTACGCGGGCAGCCACTACCAGGTGGAGAACTCGCCCGCGCTGCCCAAGCCCGCCCAGGCCAAGGTGCCCGTACTCATCGGCGGACACGGCGCCCGGCGCACCCCGCGCCTCGCCGCCCGGTACGCCGACGAGTTCAACATGCCCTTCGCGTCGCTCGCCGACAGCGAGCGCCAGTTCGGGCGGGTCCGGCGGGCCGCCGAGGAGGCGGGGCGCAAGGCCGGGGACCTCGTCTACTCCAACGCCCTCGTGGTCTGCGTCGGCAAGGACGACGCCGAGGTCGCCCGTCGGGCCGCCGCCATCGGCCGCGACGTGGACGAACTCAAGGCCAACGGCCTGGCCGGCTCCCCGGCCGAGGTCGTGGAGAAGATCGGGGCCTACGGTGCCATCGGCTCCTCCCGCGTCTATCTCCAGCTGCTCGACCTCGACGACCTGGACCACCTGGAGCTGATCGCCGCCCAGGTCCTCCCCCAGCTCGGCTGA
- a CDS encoding DUF2470 domain-containing protein → MRMSGAPATAPARPTDAERVRSILAAAHSMTAVTDGLRSEVRHLDGGDPMGRLHLHPAEPGGDAEHRAAIRLEFTDIAPTPVRDRVRARVTIVGRLLTPYAGDSAGLGHESTCMEFGQAVLETAEGLSCIGLDELDAARPDPLAPYEAGMLTHLLDDHPDLVTLLLRLVQPLPTASVLRALPVAMDRYGITLRLEERGGHRDVRLPFPSPLDDVEQSGAQIQALFSAARRRSHRNTLPA, encoded by the coding sequence ATGCGCATGTCCGGTGCCCCCGCCACCGCACCCGCCCGGCCCACCGACGCCGAACGGGTGCGGTCGATCCTGGCCGCGGCCCACTCCATGACCGCGGTCACCGACGGCCTGCGCTCCGAAGTCCGCCACCTCGACGGCGGCGACCCGATGGGCCGCCTGCACCTGCATCCCGCCGAACCGGGCGGCGACGCCGAGCACCGGGCCGCGATCCGGCTGGAGTTCACCGACATCGCCCCGACCCCGGTGCGCGACCGGGTACGGGCCCGGGTGACCATCGTGGGCCGCCTGCTCACCCCGTACGCCGGCGACAGCGCCGGCCTCGGACACGAGAGCACCTGCATGGAGTTCGGACAGGCCGTCCTGGAGACGGCGGAGGGCCTCTCGTGCATCGGGCTCGACGAACTGGACGCGGCCCGCCCCGACCCGCTGGCCCCCTACGAGGCCGGCATGCTCACGCACCTCCTCGACGACCACCCGGACCTCGTCACCCTGCTGCTGCGCCTGGTCCAGCCGCTGCCCACCGCCTCGGTGCTCCGCGCGCTGCCCGTCGCCATGGACCGGTACGGGATCACGCTGCGGCTCGAGGAGCGCGGCGGCCACCGCGACGTACGGCTGCCCTTCCCCTCGCCGCTCGACGACGTGGAGCAGTCGGGCGCCCAGATCCAGGCCCTGTTCAGCGCGGCCCGGCGGCGCTCGCACCGCAACACCCTGCCCGCCTGA
- a CDS encoding methylmalonyl-CoA mutase family protein: MTVLPDDGLSLAAEFPAATHEQWQRLVEGVLRKSGKEASGEAAEEALSTQLEDGLTTRPLYTAPPEGSVADTGFPGFAPFVRGGRPEGTTANGWDVRQRLVGTDPARLNEAALADLENGVTSLWLPTGRSGIPAEGLGRALEGVYLDLAPVVLDAGADYAEAARSLLALYAERGVSPEAARACLGADPLGHEARTGEALDPAGAVELALEAAAGWPGVRALTVDSLPYHEAGGSAAEELALSLATGVAYLRALTGAGLSTEAALGQLEFRYAATADQFLTIAKLRAARRLWSRVAEASGAPAAGAQYQHAVTSPVMMTRRDPWVNMLRTTVACMAAGVGGADAVTVLPFDHELGLPDAFARRIARNTSTILLEESHLARVIDPAGGSYYVERLTDELAHAAWEFFQTLEKSGGQAAALRSGLVAERLAATWAARSKKLAKRREPITGVSEFPLLSEKPVVRESAPPAPAGGLPRVRRDEAYEALRTRSDAHLAATGARPRIFLAALGPAAAHTARATFASNLFQAGGIEPVHDPVSVDAATAAEAYTASGADGMAVLCSSDALYEEHAEAVAGALRAAGATTVFLAGRPGTAEASVDEYVFAGCDAVAVLSSVLDRMGVPS, from the coding sequence ATGACGGTCCTGCCTGACGACGGGCTCTCCCTGGCCGCCGAGTTCCCTGCCGCGACACATGAGCAGTGGCAGCGCCTTGTAGAGGGCGTACTGCGCAAGTCGGGCAAGGAAGCCTCCGGCGAGGCCGCTGAAGAAGCGTTGTCCACCCAGCTCGAGGACGGGCTCACCACCCGCCCGCTGTACACCGCGCCGCCCGAGGGGTCGGTCGCCGACACCGGTTTCCCCGGATTCGCCCCCTTCGTACGGGGCGGCAGGCCGGAGGGCACCACCGCGAACGGCTGGGACGTGCGCCAGCGCCTGGTGGGCACCGATCCGGCGCGCCTGAACGAGGCCGCGCTCGCCGATCTGGAGAACGGGGTCACCTCCCTCTGGCTGCCCACCGGCCGCTCCGGCATCCCGGCCGAGGGTCTCGGTCGCGCCCTGGAGGGGGTCTACCTCGACCTCGCCCCGGTCGTCCTGGACGCCGGCGCCGACTACGCCGAGGCCGCCCGTTCGCTGCTGGCCCTGTACGCCGAGCGCGGCGTCTCCCCCGAGGCCGCGCGAGCCTGCCTCGGCGCCGACCCGCTGGGGCACGAGGCCCGCACCGGTGAGGCCCTCGACCCGGCGGGCGCCGTGGAGCTGGCCCTGGAGGCCGCCGCCGGCTGGCCCGGGGTGCGGGCGCTGACCGTCGACTCCCTGCCCTACCACGAGGCCGGCGGCAGCGCCGCCGAGGAGCTGGCGCTGTCCCTGGCCACCGGTGTCGCGTACCTGCGCGCCCTCACCGGGGCCGGGCTGAGCACCGAAGCGGCCCTGGGCCAGCTGGAGTTCCGCTACGCGGCCACCGCCGACCAGTTCCTCACCATCGCCAAGCTGCGCGCCGCGCGCCGCCTGTGGTCCCGTGTCGCCGAGGCCTCGGGGGCTCCGGCGGCGGGCGCCCAGTACCAGCACGCGGTGACCTCGCCGGTGATGATGACCCGCCGCGACCCGTGGGTGAACATGCTCCGCACCACCGTGGCCTGCATGGCCGCGGGCGTCGGCGGCGCGGACGCGGTGACCGTGCTCCCCTTCGACCACGAGCTGGGCCTGCCGGACGCCTTCGCGCGCCGGATCGCCCGCAACACCTCCACCATCCTGCTGGAGGAGTCCCACCTGGCCCGGGTGATCGACCCGGCCGGCGGCTCGTACTACGTCGAGCGGCTCACGGACGAACTCGCCCACGCCGCCTGGGAGTTCTTCCAGACCCTGGAGAAGTCCGGCGGCCAGGCCGCCGCCCTGCGCTCCGGGCTGGTCGCCGAGCGGCTCGCCGCCACCTGGGCCGCCCGCTCGAAGAAGCTGGCCAAGCGCCGCGAGCCGATCACCGGTGTCAGCGAGTTCCCGCTGCTGTCGGAGAAGCCGGTCGTGCGCGAGAGCGCGCCGCCCGCGCCCGCCGGCGGCCTGCCGCGCGTCCGGCGCGACGAGGCGTACGAGGCCCTGCGCACCCGCAGCGACGCACACCTGGCCGCGACCGGCGCCCGGCCGCGGATCTTCCTGGCCGCACTGGGCCCGGCGGCGGCGCACACCGCACGCGCCACCTTCGCCTCCAACCTCTTCCAGGCGGGCGGCATCGAACCGGTGCACGACCCCGTGTCGGTCGACGCGGCCACGGCCGCCGAGGCCTACACCGCGAGCGGCGCGGACGGCATGGCCGTGCTCTGCTCCAGCGACGCGCTGTACGAGGAGCACGCCGAGGCGGTGGCCGGCGCGCTGCGCGCGGCGGGCGCCACGACCGTGTTCCTCGCCGGCAGGCCCGGCACCGCAGAGGCTTCCGTGGACGAGTACGTCTTCGCCGGCTGTGACGCCGTCGCCGTGCTCTCCTCCGTACTCGACCGGATGGGAGTGCCGTCTTGA
- a CDS encoding cell division protein SepF, with the protein MSRYDVTDEQWEGLAQVVPLRSRNEWPSRVDHRTIPTAPGASAAEQRRFVVIRVQIFADAREVAEYLIAQIPVLLDLTGADSEVAKRILDFSSGVVFGLGSGMHRVDRNVFLLAPVGTEVEGIAAAAVPRS; encoded by the coding sequence GTGAGCAGGTACGACGTCACCGACGAACAGTGGGAGGGGCTCGCGCAGGTGGTCCCCCTGCGCAGCCGCAACGAGTGGCCCTCCCGGGTGGACCACCGCACCATCCCCACGGCGCCGGGGGCGTCGGCGGCGGAGCAGCGGCGCTTCGTGGTGATCCGGGTTCAGATCTTCGCGGACGCGCGGGAGGTGGCGGAGTACCTGATCGCGCAGATCCCGGTGCTGCTGGACCTGACCGGGGCCGACAGCGAAGTGGCCAAGCGGATCCTGGACTTCAGCAGTGGTGTGGTCTTCGGGCTGGGCAGCGGGATGCACCGGGTGGACCGGAACGTCTTCCTGCTGGCGCCGGTGGGGACCGAGGTCGAGGGGATCGCGGCGGCGGCCGTCCCCCGATCGTAG
- a CDS encoding NADP-dependent oxidoreductase, which yields MKAISYSAYGTAAALELVDAPDPKVGPGEVLVRVKAAGVNPVDWKLAAGYLDPILEVRFPVIPGWDVAGVVEAVGPDTFDYAVGDEVYGYVRKEWTELGTYAELVTAPVRTLAPKPRELTFEQAAGIPLAGLTAYQSLRRVNVEAGETVVIHSAAGGTGSLGVQIAVALGLRVIGTAGAHNHDYLRSLGAEPVLYGDGLADRIRELAPEGIDAGLDFHGDGAVEVLQSLVKERDRVVSIADYEAAAKGAHQLWVRPDTSDLTFLAVLADSGRLTVNVEHALPLAEAAKAWELSASGRTRGKIVLTV from the coding sequence ATGAAGGCCATCAGCTACAGCGCATACGGAACCGCCGCCGCTCTCGAACTCGTTGACGCACCGGATCCCAAGGTCGGACCGGGCGAGGTCCTCGTCCGCGTGAAGGCCGCCGGGGTCAACCCGGTGGACTGGAAGCTCGCCGCCGGATACCTCGACCCGATCCTCGAAGTCCGCTTCCCCGTCATACCCGGATGGGACGTCGCCGGAGTCGTCGAGGCGGTCGGCCCGGACACCTTCGACTACGCCGTCGGCGACGAGGTCTACGGGTACGTCCGCAAGGAGTGGACCGAGCTCGGCACGTACGCCGAACTGGTCACCGCCCCCGTGCGGACCCTCGCGCCCAAGCCGCGCGAGCTGACGTTCGAGCAGGCCGCCGGCATCCCGCTGGCCGGGCTCACCGCCTACCAGTCGCTCCGGCGCGTGAACGTCGAGGCCGGCGAGACCGTCGTCATCCACTCCGCGGCCGGGGGCACCGGCTCCCTGGGCGTGCAGATCGCGGTAGCCCTCGGCCTGCGCGTGATCGGTACGGCCGGCGCCCACAACCACGACTACCTGCGCTCCCTCGGCGCCGAGCCGGTCCTGTACGGGGACGGGCTGGCCGACCGCATCCGCGAGCTGGCGCCCGAGGGCATCGACGCGGGCCTCGACTTCCACGGCGACGGCGCCGTCGAGGTGCTGCAGTCGCTGGTCAAGGAGCGCGACCGGGTGGTGTCCATCGCCGACTACGAGGCTGCCGCCAAGGGCGCGCACCAGCTGTGGGTACGGCCCGACACCTCGGACCTGACCTTCCTGGCCGTGCTCGCGGACAGCGGCCGGCTGACGGTCAACGTCGAGCACGCGCTGCCGCTCGCCGAGGCCGCCAAGGCGTGGGAACTGAGCGCCTCGGGCCGGACCCGGGGCAAGATCGTGCTGACGGTGTGA